A single genomic interval of Streptococcus suis harbors:
- a CDS encoding DUF262 domain-containing protein, whose protein sequence is MTDITLRHMTLEELLKDNRLHIPNYQRPYKWQRKHIRHLFYDVKEVIDSKKDIYQVGSLILHDKKQTLDIVDGQQRTISVALFLQALGKLNDYIGAQQLLNQKFDVVSCQHAKENFEEWKILIDLDDEKAQKVCDFLLKNCEIAVITMPHNRLSEAFQLFDSQNNRGKALEPHDLLKAYHLRNTSEISEDLIENWEKIVTDEKVNLKDLFNQYLFRVRRWSIGETGLTKRRQGSYLRFTEDFIDDFKGVGLHHNDYPYLNLFRLLKEQNIDYPISLTMPIIDGEYFFSYINQSHKMIQNRETWFESLSLDSKMLKILHSTKQRYNRNRNLFDNLVLLFVDRFGQGALDKDIVETIFIWAYYPRIKARAIYDSTLANYAAGGIFQRRTVQKLFQLLHHASTPSDFLQKINRDQFEHFTLEKILEEEELNK, encoded by the coding sequence ATGACTGATATTACTTTGAGGCATATGACGTTAGAGGAACTTTTGAAGGACAATAGGCTCCATATCCCAAATTATCAACGCCCTTATAAATGGCAACGTAAACACATTCGCCACTTATTCTATGATGTCAAAGAAGTTATAGACTCTAAAAAGGACATTTATCAAGTTGGTTCTCTTATTTTACATGATAAAAAACAAACTTTAGATATTGTTGATGGACAACAGCGGACTATCTCCGTTGCATTATTTTTACAGGCTTTAGGAAAGTTGAATGACTACATCGGTGCTCAGCAGTTACTGAATCAAAAATTTGACGTGGTTTCGTGTCAACATGCTAAGGAAAATTTTGAAGAGTGGAAAATACTGATTGACCTAGATGATGAAAAGGCGCAAAAAGTTTGTGACTTTCTTCTTAAAAATTGTGAAATTGCTGTTATTACAATGCCACATAATCGATTATCTGAAGCTTTCCAACTTTTTGATTCTCAAAATAATCGGGGAAAAGCTTTAGAGCCACACGACCTGCTTAAAGCCTATCATTTGAGAAATACCTCTGAAATCAGTGAAGATTTGATCGAAAATTGGGAAAAAATTGTTACAGACGAAAAGGTCAATTTAAAAGACTTATTTAACCAATATCTTTTTAGAGTACGACGGTGGTCAATTGGTGAAACTGGGTTGACTAAGCGTCGTCAAGGTTCATACCTTCGCTTTACAGAAGATTTTATCGATGATTTTAAAGGTGTCGGTTTACATCATAATGATTACCCTTATCTGAATCTTTTTAGACTATTAAAAGAACAAAATATTGATTATCCTATTTCTTTAACGATGCCAATTATTGATGGAGAGTACTTTTTCTCTTACATTAATCAGTCACATAAAATGATTCAAAATAGAGAAACTTGGTTTGAAAGTCTCAGTCTAGACTCCAAAATGCTAAAGATTTTACATTCTACTAAACAACGTTATAACCGGAATCGTAATTTATTCGATAATCTAGTATTGCTTTTTGTGGATAGGTTTGGTCAGGGAGCTTTAGATAAAGATATTGTTGAAACAATTTTTATATGGGCCTATTATCCACGTATAAAAGCGCGTGCCATTTATGATAGCACTTTAGCCAATTATGCTGCGGGTGGAATTTTTCAACGGCGTACAGTTCAAAAATTATTTCAGCTATTACATCATGCTAGTACACCAAGCGATTTTTTGCAGAAAATCAATCGTGATCAATTTGAACATTTTACCTTGGAGAAAATTCTTGAGGAAGAGGAGCTTAATAAATGA